In Saccharothrix violaceirubra, the following are encoded in one genomic region:
- a CDS encoding IS5 family transposase (programmed frameshift), whose amino-acid sequence MARGDLTDAEWAILEPLLPGPKPGRGGRWGDRRRVVNGILWRMRTGAPWRDLPERYGPWKTCYERYRRWAADGTWARLKRQVQGRAEAAGDIDRDAQADSTVVRAHQHAAGARKGGSPEESRAAQGLGRSRGGLTSKIHTIADGRGRSLSTHVTPGQAADTKRLEALPEGIAVPRPGGVGRPRRRPDSLTADKAYGSRANRAALRRRKIKAVIPQRRDQVANRLRKGSAGGRPPSFDADAYKRRNQIERGFNRRKQFRALATRYDKLALHWQATNDIVETIDWIRATPDKTQS is encoded by the exons GTGGCGCGTGGTGATCTGACGGATGCGGAGTGGGCGATCCTGGAGCCGTTGCTCCCTGGCCCGAAGCCCGGACGGGGTGGCCGGTGGGGTGACCGCCGTCGGGTGGTCAACGGAATCCTGTGGCGGATGCGGACGGGCGCGCCGTGGCGCGACCTGCCGGAGCGGTACGGGCCGTGGAAGACCTGTTACGAGCGTTATCGTCGGTGGGCCGCCGACGGGACGTGGGCGCGGCTCAAGCGGCAGGTCCAGGGCCGCGCCGAGGCCGCGGGCGACATCGACCGGGACGCGCAGGCCGACTCCACGGTCGTGCGCGCCCACCAGCACGCGGCAGGCGCCCGAAAAGGGGGC AGCCCGGAGGAATCGCGGGCAGCCCAAGGGCTGGGCCGGTCCCGGGGCGGGCTCACGTCCAAGATCCACACTATCGCGGACGGCCGGGGCCGCTCGCTGTCCACCCACGTCACCCCCGGCCAGGCCGCGGACACGAAACGGTTGGAGGCGCTGCCGGAGGGCATCGCCGTGCCCCGACCGGGCGGCGTGGGCCGCCCCCGCAGGCGCCCGGACTCGCTGACCGCCGACAAGGCCTACGGCAGCAGGGCCAACCGGGCGGCGCTGCGCCGCCGGAAGATCAAGGCGGTGATCCCCCAGCGGCGGGATCAGGTCGCCAACCGGCTGCGCAAGGGATCGGCCGGCGGGCGGCCCCCGTCCTTCGACGCCGACGCCTACAAGCGGCGCAACCAGATCGAACGGGGGTTCAACCGCCGCAAGCAGTTCCGCGCCCTCGCGACCCGCTACGACAAACTCGCACTGCACTGGCAGGCCACCAACGACATCGTCGAGACCATCGACTGGATCCGCGCCACACCCGACAAAACACAATCATGA
- a CDS encoding Acg family FMN-binding oxidoreductase: MDRDQPDDDTMKAAIALACRAPSVHNTQPWRWLLGDRTVHLYADVDRHVPATDPTGTDLLLGCGAALHHLRIALAALGWAAIVHRLPDPARPDHLAAVEFVRREPTASDVALAAAIPRRRTDRRRYSSWTVPPAVLAQLGDRAADEGAIAHAVVEPEERFELAAALGFAAALQDADPAYRWEVRTWSGRHADLDGVPAANAPVGVPVHGDLRLREFPGGELRDVPAGDWEEDGASLLVLGTSSTDALSTLRAGEAMSAVLLEATAAGLATCPLSQALEVDETRDRVRRRVLHDTLCPQIVVRVGWPAFNADPLPPTPRRPPSEVTGGLEPA, encoded by the coding sequence GTGGATCGCGATCAGCCCGACGACGACACGATGAAGGCCGCCATCGCCTTGGCCTGTCGTGCGCCCTCGGTGCACAACACCCAGCCCTGGCGGTGGCTGCTCGGCGACCGGACCGTGCACCTTTACGCGGACGTGGACCGCCACGTCCCGGCGACCGACCCGACCGGCACCGACCTGCTGCTGGGCTGCGGTGCCGCGTTGCACCACCTGCGGATCGCCTTGGCCGCGCTGGGCTGGGCGGCGATCGTGCACCGCCTGCCCGACCCCGCCCGGCCCGACCACCTGGCGGCCGTGGAGTTCGTGCGCCGCGAGCCGACCGCGTCGGACGTGGCGTTGGCCGCCGCGATCCCCCGCCGCCGCACGGACCGCCGCCGCTACTCGTCGTGGACCGTGCCGCCCGCGGTGCTCGCCCAGCTCGGCGACCGGGCCGCCGACGAGGGCGCCATCGCCCACGCGGTGGTCGAGCCCGAGGAGCGCTTCGAACTGGCCGCGGCCCTGGGGTTCGCGGCGGCGCTCCAGGACGCCGACCCCGCCTACCGGTGGGAGGTGCGCACGTGGAGCGGCCGGCACGCGGACCTCGACGGCGTGCCCGCCGCCAACGCGCCGGTCGGCGTGCCCGTGCACGGCGACCTGCGGCTGCGCGAGTTCCCCGGCGGTGAGCTGCGGGACGTCCCCGCGGGCGATTGGGAGGAGGACGGCGCGTCGCTGCTGGTGCTGGGCACGTCGTCGACGGACGCGCTGTCCACGTTGCGGGCGGGTGAGGCGATGAGCGCGGTCCTGCTGGAGGCCACGGCCGCCGGGCTCGCGACGTGCCCGTTGAGCCAGGCCCTGGAGGTGGACGAGACGCGCGACCGGGTACGGCGGCGGGTGCTGCACGACACCCTGTGCCCGCAGATCGTGGTGCGCGTCGGCTGGCCCGCGTTCAACGCCGACCCGCTGCCGCCGACGCCGCGCCGCCCGCCCAGCGAGGTCACCGGCGGACTCGAACCGGCTTGA
- a CDS encoding PaaI family thioesterase, which yields MSSIQERLYPTLPCFGCGHANERGLRLRSHEGDDGVVTATFTPWPEHDNGLGFLNGGIIGTLLDCHSAAAVMLEADKRGWAALGGAALPYVTAGLDVRYLRPAPLTEPVELRATVAAAAEPEITAAVELWWDGKVRARADALWKRWRPRA from the coding sequence GTGTCGAGCATCCAGGAACGCCTCTACCCGACGCTGCCGTGCTTCGGCTGCGGTCACGCCAACGAACGCGGCCTGCGGCTGCGCAGCCACGAGGGTGACGACGGGGTGGTGACCGCGACCTTCACGCCGTGGCCCGAGCACGACAACGGCCTCGGCTTCCTCAACGGCGGCATCATCGGCACGCTGCTGGACTGCCACAGCGCGGCGGCCGTGATGCTCGAGGCGGACAAGCGCGGGTGGGCGGCGTTGGGCGGCGCCGCGCTGCCTTACGTGACGGCCGGGTTGGACGTGCGCTACCTGCGGCCCGCGCCGCTGACCGAGCCGGTCGAGTTGCGGGCGACGGTCGCGGCGGCGGCCGAGCCGGAGATCACCGCGGCCGTGGAACTGTGGTGGGACGGCAAGGTGCGGGCGCGGGCCGACGCGCTGTGGAAGCGCTGGCGACCGCGCGCGTGA
- a CDS encoding FG-GAP repeat domain-containing protein, which yields MSRSRSIRMTGALALAAAAALSFVPAGAATADPDPITSPTVVQNDFVVWRPSNGVWYRLANGAGTSVSWGVAGDVPVAGDYTGDARSDYTVWRPSNGTWYVKNRVNGTTSSTQWGIAGDVPQGADFHADGRDDYVVWRPSNGVWYVKNSANGATVSSQWGVAGDVPVAGDYTGDGRADYAVWRPSNGVWYVKNSATNATSSTQWGTAGDIPVTGDFSGDGVDDYVVYRPANGVWYVKDAVTSVTWTSQWGVAGDVPVSGDFTDDGYADYVVWRPSNGVWYVKNTVTSATSSTQWGVAGDVPVSFR from the coding sequence ATGAGTCGATCCAGATCCATCCGGATGACCGGCGCCCTGGCCCTGGCCGCGGCAGCCGCCCTGTCCTTCGTCCCCGCCGGAGCCGCCACCGCGGACCCGGACCCCATCACCTCGCCCACCGTCGTGCAAAACGACTTCGTCGTCTGGCGCCCCTCGAACGGCGTCTGGTACCGGCTGGCCAACGGCGCCGGCACGTCGGTCTCCTGGGGCGTCGCGGGCGACGTCCCGGTCGCCGGCGACTACACCGGCGACGCCCGCAGCGACTACACCGTCTGGCGCCCCTCGAACGGCACCTGGTACGTCAAGAACCGCGTCAACGGCACGACCTCGTCCACCCAGTGGGGCATCGCCGGCGACGTGCCCCAGGGCGCGGACTTCCACGCCGACGGCCGCGACGACTACGTGGTCTGGCGCCCGTCCAACGGCGTCTGGTACGTCAAGAACTCCGCCAACGGCGCCACGGTCTCCTCCCAGTGGGGCGTCGCGGGCGACGTCCCGGTCGCCGGGGACTACACCGGCGACGGCCGCGCCGACTACGCGGTGTGGCGCCCGTCCAACGGCGTCTGGTACGTCAAGAACAGCGCAACCAACGCCACCTCGTCCACCCAGTGGGGCACGGCCGGCGACATCCCGGTCACCGGCGACTTCAGCGGCGACGGCGTCGACGACTACGTCGTGTACCGGCCGGCGAACGGCGTCTGGTACGTCAAGGACGCCGTCACCTCCGTCACGTGGACCAGCCAGTGGGGCGTGGCCGGCGACGTCCCGGTGTCCGGCGACTTCACCGACGACGGCTACGCCGACTACGTAGTGTGGCGTCCGTCCAACGGCGTCTGGTACGTCAAGAACACCGTGACCAGCGCGACCTCGTCCACGCAGTGGGGTGTCGCCGGCGACGTCCCGGTCTCCTTCCGCTAG
- a CDS encoding lytic polysaccharide monooxygenase auxiliary activity family 9 protein → MRLRRAAAVVGALTTAFVSLGAVLVVPANAHGSMSDPASRIYRCFTEGPENPKSAACKAAVQVGQSWPLYDWDEVNIPNAAGKSRQIIPDGKLCSAGRDKYKGLDLARADWPATTLPGGGPFTLRYKVTAAHPGSWELYVTKPGYDPTKPLRWSDLEDTPFYKQTNPPVASGAYQLKANLPARTGRHVIYSIWQRHYPDSGEAFYSCSDVVFGG, encoded by the coding sequence ATGAGGCTCCGACGTGCCGCCGCCGTGGTGGGTGCGCTCACCACCGCGTTCGTGTCGCTCGGCGCCGTGCTCGTCGTACCCGCCAACGCGCACGGCTCGATGAGCGATCCGGCGAGCCGGATCTACCGGTGCTTCACCGAGGGACCGGAGAACCCGAAATCCGCCGCCTGCAAGGCGGCCGTCCAGGTCGGACAGAGCTGGCCGCTCTACGACTGGGACGAGGTCAACATCCCCAACGCGGCCGGCAAGAGCCGTCAGATCATCCCGGACGGCAAGCTGTGCAGCGCCGGCCGCGACAAGTACAAGGGCCTTGACCTGGCCCGCGCCGACTGGCCCGCGACCACCCTGCCCGGTGGCGGTCCGTTCACGTTGCGCTACAAGGTGACGGCGGCGCACCCGGGTTCGTGGGAGCTGTACGTGACGAAGCCGGGCTACGACCCGACCAAGCCCTTGCGGTGGTCGGACCTCGAGGACACGCCCTTCTACAAGCAGACGAACCCTCCCGTCGCCAGTGGTGCCTACCAGCTGAAGGCGAACCTGCCCGCGCGCACGGGTCGCCACGTGATCTACTCGATCTGGCAGCGGCACTACCCGGACAGCGGCGAGGCGTTCTACTCCTGCTCGGACGTGGTCTTCGGCGGCTGA
- a CDS encoding DsbA family oxidoreductase, whose amino-acid sequence MRVDVWSDLVCPWCYIGTTRFERALADFPERADVVVAHRSFELDPGRDPGRVETVESMLVGKFGARGADMDGQVAELARAEGLTYRTDREVGSTLDAHRLLHHAGEGRGRLQHAMFEAHFGHAESLFTAASLAAIADRAGFDPDATRAVLADPGAHLEAVREDERDAARLGATGVPFFVVDGRFGVSGAQPVEAFERVLRQAWDSRTA is encoded by the coding sequence ATGCGTGTGGATGTCTGGAGCGATCTCGTCTGCCCCTGGTGCTACATCGGGACGACCCGGTTCGAGCGGGCGCTGGCGGACTTCCCGGAACGGGCGGACGTGGTCGTGGCGCACCGGTCGTTCGAACTCGACCCGGGCCGTGATCCCGGTCGCGTCGAGACCGTGGAGAGCATGCTGGTCGGCAAGTTCGGCGCGCGGGGCGCGGACATGGACGGCCAGGTCGCCGAACTGGCCCGCGCCGAGGGCCTGACCTACCGCACGGACCGCGAGGTCGGCAGCACGCTCGACGCCCACCGCCTGCTGCACCACGCGGGGGAGGGCCGGGGCAGGCTCCAGCACGCGATGTTCGAGGCGCACTTCGGCCACGCCGAGTCGTTGTTCACGGCCGCGTCCCTGGCCGCGATCGCCGACCGCGCGGGCTTCGACCCGGACGCGACGCGCGCGGTCCTGGCCGATCCCGGCGCCCATCTCGAAGCGGTGCGCGAGGACGAGCGCGACGCGGCACGGCTGGGCGCGACCGGCGTGCCGTTCTTCGTGGTGGACGGGCGTTTCGGCGTGTCCGGTGCCCAGCCGGTCGAGGCGTTCGAGCGGGTCCTGCGCCAGGCTTGGGACAGCCGCACGGCGTGA
- a CDS encoding glycoside hydrolase family 3 N-terminal domain-containing protein, with translation MIRWGTSAWLGSLAVGAILAATVTFAGVEDRADAGRALPAPTLSTPPTSSPRPTTTTTTAPPDPCGAVAAGMSSRARLAQLVMVGVDPRGADDAVDQVRAEQIGGIFIGGDAVGLLSGGALGSVHATASLPLTVAVDDEGGRVQRVDQLDGELPSAREMVARYSPDEVRALAHKRGAALRARGVTMDLAPVVDTSDQPGRTVIGDRSFSPDPRVATAYALAFSDGLRAAGVAPVLKHFPGHGNTTGDSHLGSVRSPALDALRGTDLVPYRSLPEFGDVTVMVGHIDVPGLTDGRPASVSPAAYALLRGEFAFAGPVMTDDLGAMRAVTDLYDLPDAVLHALAAGADVALWSSGGRTGEVLTRLENAVASGELPQARVDEALRRVLHAKQVC, from the coding sequence GTGATCCGCTGGGGAACGTCGGCTTGGCTGGGCTCGCTGGCGGTCGGCGCGATCCTCGCCGCGACGGTGACGTTCGCGGGCGTCGAGGACCGTGCGGACGCCGGACGGGCGCTGCCCGCACCGACCCTCTCCACGCCACCCACGTCCTCGCCCCGGCCGACGACGACCACGACGACCGCCCCGCCCGACCCCTGCGGCGCGGTCGCGGCCGGGATGTCGTCCCGGGCCCGGTTGGCCCAGCTCGTGATGGTCGGCGTCGACCCGCGCGGCGCCGACGACGCGGTGGACCAGGTGCGGGCCGAGCAGATCGGCGGGATCTTCATCGGCGGCGACGCGGTCGGCCTGCTCTCCGGCGGCGCGCTCGGATCCGTGCACGCGACCGCGTCCCTGCCGTTGACCGTGGCGGTCGACGACGAGGGTGGCCGGGTGCAGCGCGTCGACCAGCTCGACGGCGAGCTGCCCAGCGCCCGCGAGATGGTCGCCCGGTACAGCCCCGACGAGGTCCGCGCGTTGGCGCACAAGCGCGGCGCGGCGTTGCGCGCCCGGGGCGTGACGATGGACCTGGCGCCGGTCGTGGACACCAGCGACCAGCCCGGCCGCACGGTCATCGGCGACCGGTCGTTCAGCCCGGACCCGCGGGTGGCCACGGCGTACGCGCTGGCGTTCTCCGACGGCCTGCGCGCGGCCGGGGTGGCACCGGTGCTCAAGCACTTCCCGGGCCACGGCAACACGACCGGCGATTCGCACCTGGGTTCGGTCCGGTCGCCCGCGCTCGACGCGTTGCGCGGCACGGACCTGGTGCCGTACCGGAGCCTGCCGGAGTTCGGCGACGTGACGGTGATGGTCGGCCACATCGACGTGCCGGGTCTGACCGACGGGCGCCCGGCGAGCGTGAGCCCGGCGGCGTACGCATTGCTGCGCGGCGAGTTCGCCTTCGCCGGTCCGGTCATGACCGACGACCTGGGTGCGATGCGCGCGGTGACCGACCTGTACGACCTGCCCGACGCGGTGCTGCACGCGTTGGCCGCCGGTGCGGACGTCGCCCTGTGGTCGTCCGGCGGCCGGACGGGGGAGGTGCTGACCCGGTTGGAGAATGCCGTGGCGTCGGGGGAGTTGCCCCAGGCTCGCGTGGACGAAGCGCTCAGGCGGGTGCTGCACGCGAAGCAGGTCTGCTGA
- a CDS encoding MFS transporter, giving the protein MVTTTTTADPAVKRARFAITAVFVVHGVVLGSFATRLPWIQQHAGVGPGQLGLALACPAIGAALAMPLASRITHVLGTRNALRVLLSLWTLALILPSLAPNLVTLCLALLTFGAAAGSSDVVMNAVGVEVERLLGRSIMSGLHGMWSAGTLVGSAVGTLAAHLEIPAPVHHLGAAAVLTLAGVVVTRGALDMRPEPDAEAPPRFSLPTRGALLIGAVAFCAVFAEGASLDWSAMYLKDVLGTSAGLAAASTTGFTLTMVVARVLGDRVVDRFGAVTTVRTGAVIAVAGGLLVVLSGSPVAAIAGFGLIGLGVAVVVPLAFAAAGHRGPDTNRAIAGVATLMYTSGLIAPSLVGGIAEATSLTVSFLVVTALAAGLVLFAPVLRADR; this is encoded by the coding sequence GTGGTCACGACTACCACCACCGCCGATCCGGCGGTGAAGCGAGCCCGCTTCGCGATCACCGCCGTGTTCGTGGTGCACGGCGTGGTGCTCGGGTCGTTCGCGACCCGGCTGCCGTGGATCCAGCAGCACGCCGGGGTCGGTCCCGGCCAACTCGGCCTCGCCCTCGCGTGCCCCGCGATCGGCGCCGCCCTGGCCATGCCGCTCGCGTCCCGCATCACCCACGTGCTGGGCACGCGCAACGCCCTGCGCGTCCTGCTGAGCCTGTGGACGCTCGCCCTGATCCTGCCCTCGCTGGCACCGAACCTGGTCACGCTGTGCCTGGCGCTGCTGACCTTCGGCGCGGCGGCGGGCAGCTCCGACGTGGTCATGAACGCGGTCGGCGTCGAGGTGGAACGCCTGCTCGGCCGGTCGATCATGTCCGGCCTGCACGGCATGTGGAGCGCGGGCACGCTGGTCGGCTCGGCGGTCGGCACCCTGGCCGCGCACCTGGAGATCCCGGCACCCGTGCACCACCTCGGCGCCGCCGCGGTGCTGACGCTGGCCGGCGTGGTCGTGACCCGCGGCGCGCTCGACATGCGCCCCGAACCCGACGCCGAGGCGCCGCCGCGGTTCTCGCTGCCGACCCGGGGCGCCCTGCTGATCGGCGCGGTCGCGTTCTGCGCGGTGTTCGCCGAGGGCGCGAGCCTGGACTGGTCGGCCATGTACCTCAAGGACGTGCTCGGCACGTCGGCGGGCCTGGCGGCGGCGTCCACCACCGGCTTCACGCTCACGATGGTCGTGGCGCGGGTGCTCGGCGACCGGGTGGTCGACCGCTTCGGCGCGGTGACGACCGTGCGTACGGGCGCCGTGATCGCGGTCGCGGGCGGCCTGCTGGTGGTGCTCTCGGGCAGCCCGGTGGCGGCGATCGCCGGGTTCGGTCTGATCGGGCTGGGCGTCGCGGTGGTCGTGCCGCTGGCGTTCGCGGCGGCCGGGCACCGGGGACCGGACACCAACCGGGCCATCGCGGGTGTCGCGACGCTCATGTACACCTCGGGGCTGATCGCGCCGTCGCTGGTGGGCGGTATCGCCGAGGCCACCAGCCTGACCGTGTCGTTCCTCGTCGTCACCGCCCTGGCCGCGGGCCTGGTGCTGTTCGCACCGGTCCTGCGCGCCGACCGCTGA
- a CDS encoding ROK family transcriptional regulator, whose protein sequence is MPASPSVARAINDRAALLLLCDGPLTAGRLAELTGLSRPSTADLLKRLQGAGLVTVVGAAEERRRGPNALLYGLISDRVHVAALDIRRQSASVVVGDLLGDVLAEATVPLDGGRHAVERTTELLAETLGAAGVDTPHTICMGVPGLVDPATGTLRVVPGMPDWHVPLIQALRASLPRLVVDNETTFAALAEHRAGAARDRDSFAMLWLGNGPGGALVLDGKPRRGASGGAGELCYLPVPGMPVPTATGPGGLHGLVSSDSVVALAADHGVTAPVVPGEPAGAAVTRAAVEAGADRFLDALADRVAVGAMAITAVVDPGCVVLGGELGHAGGAVLADRVAQRLLAATPMPTQVRAGAFGGAGILRGALLTACDAARDDLFGPADPRG, encoded by the coding sequence ATGCCCGCGTCACCGAGCGTCGCCCGCGCCATCAACGACCGCGCCGCCCTCCTGCTGCTGTGCGACGGTCCGCTCACGGCCGGCCGACTGGCCGAGCTGACCGGTTTGTCCCGCCCGAGCACCGCCGACCTGCTCAAACGGCTCCAGGGCGCAGGTCTGGTCACCGTGGTCGGCGCGGCCGAGGAGCGCCGGCGCGGGCCCAACGCCCTGCTCTACGGCCTGATCAGCGACCGCGTGCACGTCGCCGCACTCGACATCCGCAGGCAGAGCGCCTCGGTCGTGGTGGGCGACCTGCTCGGCGACGTGCTCGCCGAGGCGACCGTGCCGCTCGACGGGGGCCGGCACGCGGTCGAGCGCACGACCGAGCTGCTCGCCGAAACCCTGGGCGCGGCCGGCGTGGACACGCCGCACACCATCTGCATGGGTGTCCCCGGACTCGTGGACCCGGCGACCGGCACGCTGCGCGTCGTGCCCGGCATGCCCGACTGGCACGTGCCGCTGATCCAGGCGTTGCGCGCGAGCCTGCCGCGCCTGGTCGTGGACAACGAGACCACGTTCGCCGCGCTGGCCGAACACCGCGCGGGCGCGGCCCGCGACCGCGACTCGTTCGCCATGCTGTGGCTGGGCAACGGGCCCGGCGGCGCGCTCGTGCTCGACGGCAAACCGCGGCGCGGCGCGTCCGGCGGCGCGGGCGAACTCTGCTACCTGCCGGTGCCCGGCATGCCCGTGCCCACGGCGACCGGTCCGGGCGGGCTGCACGGCCTGGTGTCGTCCGACTCGGTCGTGGCGCTGGCCGCCGACCACGGCGTGACCGCGCCGGTGGTGCCCGGCGAACCCGCCGGTGCGGCGGTCACGCGCGCGGCGGTCGAAGCGGGCGCGGACCGCTTCCTCGACGCCCTCGCCGACCGGGTCGCCGTGGGTGCGATGGCGATCACCGCCGTGGTCGACCCGGGCTGCGTGGTGCTCGGCGGCGAACTCGGCCACGCCGGGGGAGCGGTCCTGGCCGACCGGGTCGCGCAACGGCTGCTCGCCGCGACGCCCATGCCCACGCAGGTGCGGGCCGGGGCGTTCGGCGGGGCGGGCATCCTGCGCGGCGCCCTGCTGACCGCCTGCGACGCGGCCCGCGACGACCTGTTCGGCCCGGCCGACCCGCGCGGGTGA
- a CDS encoding alpha/beta fold hydrolase, with amino-acid sequence MAIPVAAQAESPRDDIDWTASGCPTGLDCGTLELPVDWARPHGETFRLALARRPAVPGARRIGVLVVVPGGPGDSGVDHVSRFRDPALDGFDIVGFDARGIKRSSPVVCSADVLARRPATPVDQPGFDRLVAYNRELHDDCVRHTGPIADHVDTGSVVRDLEAVRRALGEPKISLFGHSYGTLLGLAYAERHGDRLRALALTGLFDHSQDTGGFLRTSAVAVEDAFHQFVRWCDTTPSCALHGRDVVAAWDDLLARADRGEVPGQTAESLSIAAHRSFYGPDHQTLANLIAGAPARSATTTPYPFQAIFCDDFRVKIRDYAEFSRYADQQRRLAPHMRGALRQFGAVTSCIGWSDRVSFPQHLLTPHRGTPPILLMNSRHDPAGLYSWAREVERQARGRATLVTYEGPGHNVYPKTSCTTTTMHRYLVDLTVPTTTSCPA; translated from the coding sequence ATGGCGATTCCCGTTGCGGCACAGGCGGAATCCCCGCGTGACGACATCGACTGGACCGCGTCGGGCTGTCCCACCGGCCTCGACTGCGGCACGCTCGAACTCCCCGTGGACTGGGCCCGCCCGCACGGGGAGACGTTCCGGCTCGCCCTGGCCCGCCGCCCGGCCGTCCCCGGCGCGCGTCGGATCGGCGTCTTGGTCGTCGTCCCCGGCGGACCCGGCGACTCCGGTGTGGACCACGTGTCCCGGTTCCGGGACCCGGCGCTCGACGGGTTCGACATCGTCGGGTTCGACGCGCGCGGCATCAAACGCAGCAGCCCGGTCGTCTGCTCCGCCGACGTGCTCGCCCGCCGGCCCGCGACCCCAGTCGACCAGCCCGGGTTCGACCGGCTCGTGGCCTACAACCGGGAACTGCACGACGACTGCGTCCGCCACACCGGGCCGATCGCCGACCACGTCGACACCGGATCGGTCGTCCGCGACCTGGAGGCGGTCCGTCGCGCGCTCGGCGAGCCGAAGATCAGCCTGTTCGGCCACTCGTACGGCACGCTCCTGGGCCTGGCCTACGCCGAACGGCACGGCGACCGGTTGCGCGCGCTCGCGCTCACCGGGCTCTTCGACCACAGCCAGGACACCGGCGGGTTCCTGCGCACGTCCGCCGTGGCCGTCGAGGACGCGTTCCACCAGTTCGTGCGGTGGTGCGACACGACGCCGTCGTGCGCGCTGCACGGACGTGACGTCGTGGCGGCGTGGGACGACCTGCTGGCGCGTGCCGACCGCGGCGAGGTGCCCGGCCAGACCGCGGAGTCGTTGTCGATCGCGGCGCACAGGTCGTTCTACGGTCCCGATCACCAGACCTTGGCGAACCTGATCGCCGGTGCGCCCGCCCGGTCGGCCACGACCACCCCGTACCCGTTCCAGGCGATCTTCTGCGACGACTTCCGCGTCAAGATCCGCGACTACGCCGAGTTCTCGCGCTACGCCGACCAACAGCGCCGCCTCGCGCCGCACATGCGCGGTGCCCTTCGTCAATTCGGTGCGGTGACGAGCTGCATCGGGTGGTCGGACCGGGTCTCCTTCCCGCAACACCTGTTGACGCCGCATCGCGGGACGCCGCCGATCCTGCTGATGAACTCGCGCCACGACCCGGCGGGCCTGTACTCGTGGGCGCGTGAGGTCGAACGGCAGGCGCGGGGCCGCGCGACGCTGGTGACGTACGAGGGCCCGGGCCACAACGTCTACCCGAAGACCTCGTGCACCACCACGACGATGCACCGCTACCTGGTCGACCTGACCGTGCCCACGACGACGTCCTGTCCGGCCTGA
- a CDS encoding Clp protease N-terminal domain-containing protein produces MFELFTDRSRQVIARAQDQARALDHPAIGTEHLLLALVAEDGGPAARALTSIGLTHRDLVHRLGGTGPRPDGGPVASHIPFTPRMKRVLELSLRESKRLADRYIGTEHLLLGLIREGEGRAVGLIGDSGVDLGALAELVVRSSTSEEPDAAATRVHVVRHAGLDDHVAGRIADRLDLRDRPTAVVADLDAAEAVIVVVGKDWTTAADADGRTRLARVDDPVHVAIDTALRRGLRTVVALVDDQRAPAADDLPEPLRGLVSAPVVELRYETFHDNLDALIDVLRGRR; encoded by the coding sequence ATGTTCGAACTCTTCACCGACCGCTCCCGCCAGGTCATCGCCCGCGCGCAGGACCAGGCACGGGCCCTGGACCACCCCGCCATCGGCACCGAGCACCTCCTGCTCGCCCTGGTCGCCGAGGACGGCGGGCCCGCCGCACGTGCCCTGACCTCGATCGGATTGACGCACCGGGACCTCGTCCACCGCCTCGGCGGCACGGGGCCGCGACCCGACGGCGGCCCCGTCGCGTCGCACATCCCGTTCACCCCGAGGATGAAACGGGTGCTGGAACTGTCCCTGCGCGAGTCGAAACGGCTCGCCGACCGGTACATCGGCACGGAGCACCTGCTGCTCGGCCTCATCCGCGAGGGCGAGGGCCGCGCCGTCGGGCTGATCGGCGATTCCGGCGTCGACCTGGGCGCCCTGGCCGAACTCGTCGTCCGGTCGAGCACGAGCGAGGAGCCCGACGCCGCCGCCACCCGCGTCCACGTCGTCCGCCACGCGGGCCTCGACGACCACGTGGCCGGGCGGATCGCCGACCGGCTCGACCTGCGCGACCGGCCGACGGCCGTCGTCGCCGACCTGGACGCCGCCGAGGCGGTGATCGTGGTCGTGGGGAAGGACTGGACCACCGCCGCCGACGCCGACGGCCGCACCCGACTGGCGCGGGTGGACGACCCGGTGCACGTCGCGATCGACACCGCGCTGCGCCGAGGCCTGCGGACGGTCGTGGCGCTGGTCGACGACCAGCGCGCGCCGGCTGCCGACGACCTGCCGGAACCGTTGCGCGGTCTGGTGTCGGCGCCGGTCGTCGAGCTGCGCTACGAGACGTTCCACGACAACCTCGACGCGTTGATCGACGTGCTGCGCGGGAGGCGGTGA